From one Paenibacillus terrae HPL-003 genomic stretch:
- a CDS encoding bifunctional folylpolyglutamate synthase/dihydrofolate synthase has product MSDTIRGGGAAPLQSYDEAVEWINGLIPFGIRPGLERIEKLMSMLGDPQRHLKFVHIAGTNGKGSTCAFLTSVLLKCGYDVGTFTSPYITRFTNRFQFNGMDIPDDTLVTLANRLYPLVKEIAASDLGSPTMFEVSTALAILYYATVTFPDVVVWETGLGGRMDVTNIVSPIVSVITNVGYDHTDILGDTLEQIAGEKAGIIKPGVPVVSCVSQPEAIQVIRETATKQGATLYLAGKQFTYERLNGDETGQTFSFAGPFRHMEIGITLLGEHQCANAAGALMTLEVLRQYMAFVLDDTELLEGFREAAWAGRLEQVSSLPRIVIDGAHNPEGAQTLAKSLPQLYSYRKMVLMMGMLSNKHHEAYLQHILPLVDTLILTEPDFRRKMNAAELAHLVEKLRPSYAKTDLKIIVEGDWKKALRLLQSHTEAEDLGVVSGTLYLIADVRATLMYQTDSEKGW; this is encoded by the coding sequence ATGTCAGATACAATCAGGGGCGGGGGAGCGGCTCCTTTACAAAGCTATGATGAAGCAGTGGAATGGATTAACGGTTTGATTCCGTTCGGAATCAGACCCGGACTGGAACGGATTGAGAAGTTAATGAGCATGTTGGGTGATCCGCAACGGCATCTTAAATTTGTGCATATTGCGGGAACCAATGGCAAGGGCTCGACCTGTGCTTTCTTAACCTCGGTTCTACTGAAATGCGGTTATGATGTGGGAACCTTTACGTCTCCATATATCACCCGGTTTACGAACCGATTCCAATTCAACGGGATGGATATTCCCGATGATACACTGGTCACACTTGCCAATCGTTTGTATCCGTTGGTCAAGGAAATCGCGGCCAGTGATTTGGGATCACCCACGATGTTTGAGGTATCGACAGCGTTGGCTATTTTATATTATGCCACGGTGACTTTTCCAGATGTTGTGGTATGGGAGACGGGCCTCGGGGGAAGGATGGATGTAACTAATATCGTGAGTCCTATCGTCTCGGTCATTACGAATGTAGGCTATGACCATACGGATATTTTAGGGGATACACTCGAACAGATCGCAGGCGAAAAGGCTGGAATTATCAAGCCAGGCGTACCTGTTGTTAGCTGTGTATCTCAGCCAGAGGCTATTCAGGTTATACGGGAAACGGCGACAAAGCAGGGAGCTACCTTGTATCTAGCAGGAAAACAGTTTACGTATGAACGGCTGAATGGGGACGAAACAGGACAGACTTTTTCGTTTGCGGGACCCTTCCGACACATGGAAATCGGCATCACGTTGTTAGGCGAGCATCAATGTGCTAATGCTGCAGGAGCTTTGATGACACTTGAGGTGCTTCGTCAGTATATGGCTTTTGTGCTGGATGACACTGAACTGCTGGAGGGCTTTAGAGAAGCGGCCTGGGCAGGTCGTCTGGAACAAGTCAGCAGTTTGCCGCGAATTGTTATTGACGGTGCTCATAATCCGGAGGGGGCGCAGACGCTGGCAAAGAGTCTTCCCCAACTGTATTCGTACCGAAAGATGGTTTTAATGATGGGTATGCTGTCAAACAAGCATCATGAAGCATACTTGCAGCATATACTGCCACTAGTGGATACGCTTATCCTGACCGAGCCCGATTTCCGCCGCAAAATGAATGCCGCTGAACTGGCTCATCTCGTGGAGAAGCTGCGGCCGTCCTATGCCAAAACGGATTTGAAAATTATTGTAGAAGGTGACTGGAAAAAGGCTCTTCGCTTGCTTCAGTCACATACGGAAGCGGAGGATCTGGGGGTGGTATCCGGAACACTGTATCTCATTGCGGATGTACGGGCTACCCTTATGTATCAAACCGATTCGGAAAAAGGTTGGTGA
- a CDS encoding valine--tRNA ligase, which yields MSEQDNKTTLEMPTTYDPKSAEKKWYKTWMEKGYFRAGRLPEAEPFTIVIPPPNVTGMLHIGHALDFTLQDIIIRTKRMQGYDALWLPGADHAGIATQTKVEQKLREEGLTRYDLGREKFLEKVWEWKDLYLDNIHNQWEKMGFSLDYSRERFTLDEGLSQAVREVFVKLYKKGLIYRGKRIINWDPAARTALSDIEVEYKEVNGNLYHLQYPLQDGSGFITVATTRPETMLGDTAVAVHPEDERYKHMIGKTLVLPIIGREIPIIADDYVDKDFGSGAVKITPAHDPNDFEMGQRHQLPQITVMDETGTMNAEAGKYQGLDRSDCRKQIVADLKEQGVLIRIEEHVHQVGHSERTGVVVEPYLSTQWFVEMKPLAAKAIEVQKAGNGVNFVPDRFERTYLHWIENVRDWCISRQLWWGHRIPAWYDEETGEIIVSMEDPTTLPEYAGRKLKQDEDVLDTWFSSALWPFSTLGWPEQTEDLKRYYPTNVLVTGYDIIYFWVSRMIFTALEFTEEIPFKDVLMHGLVRDAEGRKMSKSLGNGVDPLDVIDQYGTDAMRYMISTSSTPGQDLRFRWERVEQARNFANKIWNASRFALMNLEGVTAADIDITGDLGTADRWILHRLNETSRDITRLIDAYEFGETGRLLYNFIWDDLCDWYIEFAKLALYGENAEAKKKTQSVLAYVLDRTLRMIHPFMPFISEEIWQHLPHEGETITLAAWPVYDSAFEDKDAVAEMNLLIDVIRAVRNIRSEVNVPMSKKIELLVKPGDQAVLDIINRNGDYVRRFCNTSEFDTGLELSVPDKAMTSVVSGAELYLPLAGLLDIAQEISRLEKELQHLNSEVERVEKKLSNQGFVAKAPAKVIEEEKAKQADYSDKRAKVITRIEELKG from the coding sequence ATGTCAGAACAAGACAACAAGACAACCTTGGAAATGCCGACAACGTACGATCCAAAATCAGCCGAGAAAAAATGGTACAAAACGTGGATGGAGAAGGGGTATTTCCGCGCTGGGCGACTTCCAGAGGCAGAGCCTTTTACAATCGTTATTCCACCCCCGAATGTGACGGGTATGCTGCACATTGGACATGCTCTTGATTTTACTTTGCAGGACATTATTATCCGCACCAAGCGGATGCAGGGCTATGACGCATTGTGGCTGCCAGGGGCAGACCATGCGGGCATTGCCACCCAGACGAAGGTGGAGCAGAAGCTGCGTGAGGAAGGCTTGACGCGCTACGATCTGGGACGCGAGAAATTTTTGGAGAAGGTTTGGGAATGGAAGGATCTCTACCTGGACAACATTCATAATCAATGGGAAAAAATGGGATTTTCTCTTGACTATTCGCGTGAGCGTTTTACGCTGGATGAGGGGTTGTCTCAAGCCGTTCGCGAAGTATTTGTCAAGCTGTACAAGAAGGGCCTGATTTATCGCGGTAAACGCATCATTAACTGGGACCCTGCTGCACGTACCGCTCTATCAGATATTGAAGTGGAATACAAAGAGGTAAACGGAAATCTGTATCACCTGCAATATCCGCTTCAAGATGGCAGTGGGTTTATCACTGTAGCCACCACGCGTCCTGAAACCATGCTGGGCGATACAGCGGTAGCCGTACATCCGGAGGATGAACGGTACAAGCATATGATCGGTAAAACACTCGTACTTCCGATTATCGGGCGGGAAATTCCGATCATTGCGGACGACTATGTAGATAAAGATTTCGGTAGCGGCGCGGTTAAAATTACACCAGCTCATGATCCGAATGACTTTGAAATGGGACAACGTCACCAGTTGCCACAAATTACGGTAATGGACGAAACAGGAACGATGAATGCCGAAGCAGGCAAATATCAGGGTCTTGATCGCAGCGATTGCCGTAAGCAGATCGTCGCTGATCTGAAAGAGCAGGGCGTACTCATCCGTATTGAAGAGCATGTGCACCAGGTAGGCCACAGCGAGCGTACAGGTGTGGTTGTAGAACCTTATCTGTCTACACAATGGTTCGTGGAAATGAAGCCTCTGGCAGCCAAAGCGATTGAAGTGCAGAAGGCTGGCAATGGCGTCAACTTTGTTCCGGACCGCTTTGAGCGTACTTATCTGCACTGGATTGAAAATGTGCGTGACTGGTGTATTTCCCGCCAATTGTGGTGGGGACATCGTATTCCGGCTTGGTACGATGAAGAAACCGGTGAGATTATTGTATCGATGGAGGACCCTACAACCTTGCCTGAATATGCTGGCAGAAAGCTGAAACAGGATGAGGACGTGCTGGATACATGGTTCAGCTCTGCCCTGTGGCCGTTTTCGACACTGGGCTGGCCTGAGCAGACTGAGGATCTCAAACGCTACTACCCGACCAATGTCTTGGTTACAGGCTATGACATTATTTATTTCTGGGTATCGCGAATGATCTTTACCGCACTGGAGTTTACGGAAGAGATTCCGTTCAAGGACGTGCTTATGCACGGTTTGGTGCGTGATGCGGAAGGTAGAAAAATGTCCAAATCCCTCGGCAATGGTGTTGATCCGCTCGACGTAATCGACCAATATGGCACGGATGCCATGCGGTATATGATTTCTACCAGCAGCACGCCTGGGCAGGACCTTCGCTTCCGTTGGGAACGGGTAGAGCAGGCACGTAACTTTGCCAATAAAATCTGGAATGCGTCGCGCTTTGCGCTGATGAATCTGGAAGGGGTAACTGCGGCGGATATCGACATTACCGGTGATTTGGGCACAGCTGACCGCTGGATCCTTCACCGTTTGAACGAAACTTCACGCGATATCACGCGTCTAATAGATGCTTATGAATTTGGCGAGACAGGCCGCCTTCTGTACAACTTTATTTGGGATGACCTGTGCGACTGGTACATCGAGTTTGCAAAGCTCGCCCTGTATGGCGAGAACGCAGAGGCGAAAAAGAAAACACAGTCCGTACTGGCGTATGTGCTGGATCGGACACTGCGCATGATTCATCCGTTCATGCCGTTTATCTCCGAAGAAATATGGCAGCATCTTCCGCATGAAGGCGAAACGATTACACTGGCCGCATGGCCCGTTTATGATTCGGCTTTCGAGGACAAGGATGCGGTAGCTGAAATGAATTTGCTGATTGATGTGATTCGTGCAGTGCGGAATATCCGTTCTGAAGTGAACGTGCCGATGAGTAAAAAGATCGAATTGCTCGTAAAACCCGGCGATCAAGCCGTTCTCGATATCATTAACCGCAATGGGGATTATGTGCGTCGATTCTGTAATACGTCTGAATTCGACACGGGATTGGAGCTCTCTGTTCCAGATAAAGCCATGACTTCTGTAGTCAGCGGAGCAGAGCTATACCTGCCGTTAGCCGGGCTGCTTGATATTGCCCAGGAAATTAGCAGACTGGAAAAAGAGCTTCAGCATTTGAACAGTGAAGTGGAGCGCGTGGAGAAAAAGCTGTCCAACCAAGGCTTCGTGGCGAAGGCACCAGCCAAAGTCATCGAGGAAGAGAAGGCCAAGCAAGCCGATTATTCGGATAAGCGCGCCAAAGTTATCACACGGATTGAAGAACTCAAGGGATAA
- a CDS encoding LysM peptidoglycan-binding domain-containing protein encodes MNKQQNDQPQGLRFDIYERIHLTEEAAGIAELEEIELLPRIQVVTHGDHAALRGHLLLEGVYRTPEQVTNELHHLIPVEITIPLNRVGRLEDISVEIENFDVDLLSLRSLNITGVLSLHGVESSHAEETAVWLDEEFTVVHAPEHPAHPFSVNTEQRQEETYATQNSVSDHTTKSESSYRVPAQQEYTSWEQPSQEYGEQKSSSEHQGYEPAVDPNRIYEPWTGKAVEDSTSEVKHEHVTPEVWGFQQEEAWTGNEPKISSTAPDIVYDPLLAEPHPATESEINLEPQLEAGQANDFRPETLEQVDAVFHDTVADDKPEMRVALNSKKDEKADEPDPVVYSSLLQSSRSVKEAEYQQQLEQEPQGQAQEAQEERENAKWKNLFFHTQDETPFRKVRLCIVQREDTLETIADRYQLSTRELQLYNKLAEHHVEEGQVLYIP; translated from the coding sequence TTGAACAAACAACAGAATGATCAGCCGCAAGGCTTGCGTTTTGATATTTATGAACGCATTCATTTGACGGAGGAAGCTGCCGGGATTGCTGAGTTGGAGGAAATTGAGCTTCTGCCACGCATTCAGGTTGTAACCCACGGCGACCATGCCGCTTTGCGAGGGCATTTGCTGCTGGAGGGCGTGTACCGCACACCTGAACAGGTAACGAACGAGCTTCATCATTTGATCCCTGTAGAAATTACAATTCCATTAAATCGGGTAGGAAGATTGGAAGACATCTCTGTTGAGATTGAGAATTTCGATGTGGACCTGCTGTCATTGCGTAGTCTGAATATTACAGGTGTTCTCTCCCTGCACGGGGTGGAAAGTTCCCATGCGGAGGAGACAGCGGTTTGGCTGGATGAGGAATTTACGGTGGTGCACGCACCTGAACATCCCGCTCACCCCTTTTCCGTGAATACAGAGCAGCGTCAGGAAGAAACCTATGCCACTCAGAATTCTGTATCCGATCACACAACGAAGTCTGAATCTTCATACAGGGTGCCAGCTCAGCAGGAGTATACTTCCTGGGAACAGCCATCACAGGAGTATGGGGAGCAGAAGTCATCATCGGAACACCAAGGTTATGAGCCTGCTGTAGACCCGAACCGGATCTATGAACCTTGGACGGGTAAAGCTGTTGAGGACAGCACTTCCGAGGTAAAGCATGAGCATGTTACACCAGAAGTATGGGGATTTCAGCAAGAGGAAGCATGGACGGGAAATGAGCCGAAAATATCCTCCACAGCTCCCGATATAGTCTATGATCCTTTGCTGGCTGAACCGCATCCCGCGACGGAGTCAGAAATCAATCTGGAGCCGCAGCTGGAAGCAGGTCAGGCGAATGATTTTAGACCTGAGACATTAGAGCAGGTGGACGCTGTGTTCCATGACACTGTTGCAGACGATAAACCGGAGATGCGCGTGGCGTTGAACAGCAAAAAGGACGAAAAAGCAGACGAGCCGGACCCGGTGGTCTACTCATCATTGCTCCAATCCAGTCGTTCGGTGAAGGAAGCGGAATACCAGCAGCAACTGGAGCAAGAACCGCAGGGTCAGGCGCAGGAAGCTCAGGAAGAGCGTGAGAATGCCAAATGGAAAAACCTTTTTTTCCATACACAGGATGAAACGCCTTTCCGCAAGGTCCGATTATGCATCGTTCAGCGTGAAGATACACTGGAAACGATCGCTGATCGCTATCAACTCAGCACACGGGAGCTTCAACTGTATAACAAGCTGGCAGAGCATCATGTAGAAGAAGGGCAGGTATTGTACATCCCTTAA